A DNA window from Macadamia integrifolia cultivar HAES 741 chromosome 4, SCU_Mint_v3, whole genome shotgun sequence contains the following coding sequences:
- the LOC122077237 gene encoding protein OVEREXPRESSOR OF CATIONIC PEROXIDASE 3-like isoform X4 encodes MPFNPKLSVAHICMACENLRYHYKSRQCLTQSDDLEEDDLDVDPIEALFRQLEDDLKKDNPSMGDTDDEISEEDLARLERELEEALGEDDELSRMLDLAEDQTTGDEDVEEEEEERPLQLKNWQLRRLASALKIGRRKTSIKSLAAELCLDRAVVLELLRDPPPNLVLMSAALPDKVETAISEPETKSTEPSSVEEKLDVVKPETKVREPVHVMQSRWSTQKRLKKVHVETFEKVYRRTKRPSNTMISSIVHVTNLPRKRVLKWFEDKRTEEGVPDHHLPYQRSQIQCHKMQFNLTVSASRLPGHGISPSRLHLLPCTILLELIQEPSDYPIVDSLVYVNPYFTDPLCCSLGKFSFHFFTIQR; translated from the exons ATGCCGTTCAACCCTAAACTCTCGGTAGCACACATCTGCATGGCTTGCGAGAATCTCCGCTACCATTATAAGTCTCGT CAGTGTTTGACTCAAAGTGATGATCtggaggaggatgatttggatGTTGATCCTATCGAGGCTCTTTTTCGTCAGTTGGAAGATGATCTTAAAAAAGACAACCCATCTATGGGGGATACTGATGATGAGATAAGTGAGGAAGACCTAGCTAGGCTTGAACGTGAACTGGAAGAGGCACTTGGTGAAGATGATGAATTATCAAGGATGCTTGACTTGGCTGAGGACCAAACAACAGgtgatgaagatgttgaagaggaagaggaggaaagacCATTGCAGCTTAAAAATTGGCAGCTTCGACGATTGGCTTCTGCTTTAAAGATTGGTCGCCGTAAAACTAGT ATTAAAAGTCTTGCGGCTGAGCTTTGTCTTGATAGGGCAGTGGTCCTTGAATTGCTTCGTGATCCCCCTCCTAACCTCGTATTGATGTCTGCTGCTTTACCTGATAAAGTTGAAACAGCAATTTCAGAGCCTGAAACTAAAAGCACAGAGCCTTCTAGTGTAGAAGAGAAGCTTGATGTTGTAAAGCCTGAGACCAAGGTGAGAGAACCAGTACATGTAATGCAAAGTAGATGGTCCACTCAAAAGAGACTGAAGAAAGTGCATGTTGAAACCTTTGAAAAAGTTTATAGACGCACAAAACGTCCATCT AACACAATGATTAGCAGCATAGTTCATGTGACTAACTTGCCTCGCAAAAGAGTGCTGAAATGGTTTGAAGACAAGCGTACAGAAGAAGGGGTCCCTGATCACCACCTCCCATATCAACG GTCACAAATTCAGTGTCATAAAATGCAGTTCAACTTAACAGTGTCAGCATCCAGACTACCTGGACATGGAATATCTCCATCTCGTCTTCATCTACTTCCATGTACCATATTATTGGAGCTGATTCAGGAGCCTTCAGATTATCCAATTGTAGATTCCCTGGTCTATGTGAATCCATACTTCACTGACCCACTTTGTTGCAGCcttggaaaattttcctttcattttttcaCAATACAAAGGTAG